One Branchiostoma floridae strain S238N-H82 chromosome 1, Bfl_VNyyK, whole genome shotgun sequence genomic region harbors:
- the LOC118408700 gene encoding ankyrin-3-like, producing MGLSLSRRQRFQRLVKAARDGNDIDFFLLLKSEDFITPKSAFLLSELLQQTYGDLYKKHAKDFRHLLLSFITYQTPVDSATLLMYLKMFFTPESLMVLQRKTDPLFPAIRMCSYSGKCRVDMICSLMLLIQHGVGVSARTRNGQTALHIAALCDLTELVDALVEAGVPVDARDARGWTPLLTAAAARHIVFIEFLLTNGADINAVTHLGSSPERSVSVKLGFWSTLVWTINHADRRGKTALHYAAQEGEYYLVSALLSYGADPDMRTRDTVRATPLYVFLDNRENMFSCMCLLRLLESTAYWRGLYSKQGTLPCMLQVDDQNVYMYHRLFTSLKEELIRETHVPPTLQKLCVYAVRSQVRRCASPCSPFMVNNVASLPLPMALKREVCLDSRAEDLTLRWMMSCTSATFGQVLHQ from the exons GACGGCAGCGCTTTCAGCGGCTTGTCAAAGCAGCTCGTGACGGTAATGATATCGACTTCTTCCTCTTGCTCAAGAGTGAGGACTTCATAACTCCGAAATCTGCGTTCCTCCTGTCGGAGCTCTTGCAGCAAACATACGGAGATCTGTACAAGAAGCACGCCAAAGATTTTCGCCACCTCCTCCTCTCATTCATCACTTACCAGACGCCCGTGGACTCTGCAACACTACTGATGTACTTGAAGATGTTCTTCACTCCGGAGTCGCTAATGGTGTTACAGAGGAAAACAGATCCACTGTTCCCGGCTATACGGATGTGTTCTTACAGTGGCAAATGTAGAGTAGACATGATCTGTTCTCTGATGCTGCTGATTCAGCATGGCGTCGGTGTGTCTGCGAGAACGAGAAACGGACAAACCGCCTTACACATAGCGGCACTGTGCGACCTGACGGAGCTGGTGGACGCTCTTGTAGAGGCCGGTGTTCCCGTGGACGCCAGGGACGCCCGGGGGTGGACTCCGCTGCTCACAGCCGCCGCTGCGCGCCACATCGTTTTCATAGAGTTTCTACTGACGAACGGCGCTGACATAAACGCCGTCACGCACCTGGGA AGCAGCCCCGAGCGATCGGTCAGTGTGAAGTTGGGTTTCTGGTCGACTCTGGTGTGGACAATCAACCATGCTGACCGGCGTGGCAAAACGGCCCTACATTACGCAGCACAAGAGGGGGAGTACTACCTAGTCAGTGCCCTCCTGTCGTACGGAGCCGACCCCGATATGCGGACCCGTGACACTGTTAGAGCGACGCCTTTGTACGTTTTCCTGGACAACAGAGAGAACATGTTCAGTTGCATGTGCCTCCTACGCCTACTGGAGAGCACTGCGTACTGGCGGGGACTGTACTCCAAGCAGGGCACCTTACCGTGCATGCTGCAGGTAGACGAccaaaatgtgtacatgtaccatcgCCTCTTCACTTCACTCAAGGAAGAGTTGATCAGAGAAACCCACGTCCCGCCGACCCTGCAGAAACTGTGCGTGTACGCCGTGCGGAGCCAGGTCCGGAGGTGCGCATCCCCGTGCTCGCCCTTCATGGTGAACAACGTGGCGAGTCTACCTCTCCCCATGGCCCTGAAACGGGAGGTATGTCTTGACTCACGGGCCGAAGACTTGACACTCAGATGGATGATGTCCTGCACGTCGGCCACGTTTGGCCAAGTGCTTCACCAGTAG
- the LOC118407868 gene encoding kelch-like protein 24: MSAAEEGTGTVRSQEFYEPFHAEKILAGLNELRADGNFIDVLLLVSGQTLPCHRAVVASCSAYFRAMFYTGMKESRQEVIQVDGISADALALLLDYAYTARLVITQENVQPLLEAANFLLFHEVKEACVSFLAKELDPCNCLGIHRLARIQDLDRLADGAQTFALKHFTEVSVQEEFYELCKDDLIQLISNDDLQVEEETSVLRAVLRWAEHDSVSREEELGEILRHVRLETIPPSELQGVVEMEPSLNRGDIRDVLRDVVAEYSGTDETKLRSRKTEMMLVVGGNTGEPHPDVYLFDPCENTWTACARWAGYERHSYVTTPLLYSLMISVEHFP, from the exons ATGTCCGCTGCAGAGGAAGGTACCGGAACTGTCCGCTCACAGGAGTTCTACGAGCCGTTTCACGCCGAGAAGATCCTGGCGGGCTTGAATGAGCTGCGGGCCGACGGGAAC TTCATCGACGTGCTGCTGCTGGTGAGCGGACAGACCCTGCCCTGCCACCGCGCCGTGGTCGCCTCCTGCTCCGCCTACTTCCGCGCCATGTTCTACACCGGGATGAAGGAGAGCCGACAGGAGGTTATACAG GTAGACGGGATCTCGGCTGATGCTCTAGCACTGCTGCTGGACTACGCCTACACAGCAAGACTCGTCATCACTCAGGAGAACGTCCAGCCGCTCCTGGAGGCCGCCAATTTCCTCCTGTTTCACGAGGTGAAGGAGGCCTGCGTGTCTTTCCTGGCCAAGGAGCTGGATCCGTGCAACTGCCTGGGGATCCACCGACTGGCCAGGATCCAGGATCTGGATCGCCTTGCGGACGGCGCCCAAACCTTCGCGCTGAAACATTTCACAGAGGTCTCTGTGCAGGAGGAATTCTATGAGCTCTGCAAAGACGACCTCATTCAGTTGATTTCGAATGACGACTTACAGGTTGAAGAAGAGACGAGTGTGCTGAGAGCTGTGCTGCGATGGGCTGAGCACGATTCCGTCAGCAGGGAGGAAGAGTTGGGGGAAATTTTAAGGCACGTCCGACTGGAGACAATTCCTCCCAGTGAACTGCAAGGCGTTGTAGAGATGGAACCTTCGCTGAACAGAGGTGATATTCGGGACGTGCTCCGTGATGTAGTTGCAGAGTACTCTGGTACGGACGAAACAAAATTACGCTCACGAAAAACTGAGATGATGTTAGTAGTCGGGGGGAATACAGGTGAGCCGCACCCTGACGTTTACCTGTTCGATCCCTGCGAAAACACCTGGACGGCTTGCGCTCGGTGGGCCGGGTACGAACGTCATAGCTACGTCACGACGCCC CTTCTTTATTCACTAATGATTTCAGTAGAGCATTTCCCTTGA